One Pseudonocardia abyssalis DNA segment encodes these proteins:
- a CDS encoding sensor histidine kinase, with protein sequence MRTGPGPEALAVLAAGRRIAIELRDGLDAPRAAGAARELRRLLDVTAVGLVGLDGETQWGGRPDNPATAAQLIERVRRTDSRSVRGDLVALPVHARDELVGVLVTQGRLSAGQLREAAAWVGEALERGRLEASAGVAEAAELRALRAEISPHFVYNSLTVIASFVRTDPERARELMLDFAAYTRHSLARSGDYTTVAGEFAAIEAYLALARAVLGERLRVQVRIAPEILPVALPYLALQPLVENAVRHGVELGPGGLIQVTGEAQGGECVISVEDDGAGMDPAYAADVLAGRGKPGSLGLVNVDRRLRSVFGPGYGLIVETADGAGTRVVLRVPRFQPGVAAT encoded by the coding sequence GTGCGCACCGGTCCGGGGCCCGAGGCGCTCGCGGTCCTGGCCGCGGGCCGGCGGATCGCGATCGAGCTGCGCGACGGCCTCGACGCACCGCGGGCGGCCGGTGCGGCCCGCGAGCTGCGCCGCCTGCTCGACGTCACCGCGGTCGGCCTGGTCGGGCTCGACGGCGAGACGCAGTGGGGCGGGCGACCCGACAACCCCGCCACCGCCGCACAGCTGATCGAGCGCGTGCGGCGCACCGACTCCCGATCCGTGCGTGGCGACCTCGTCGCGTTGCCGGTGCACGCCCGCGACGAGCTGGTGGGCGTCCTCGTCACCCAGGGCCGGTTGTCGGCCGGCCAGCTGCGGGAGGCCGCGGCGTGGGTGGGCGAGGCGCTGGAGCGGGGCCGCCTCGAGGCATCGGCCGGGGTCGCGGAGGCCGCCGAGCTGCGGGCGCTGCGCGCGGAGATCTCTCCGCACTTCGTCTACAACTCGCTCACGGTGATCGCGTCGTTCGTGCGCACCGATCCCGAGCGGGCCCGGGAGCTCATGCTCGACTTCGCCGCCTACACCCGGCACAGCCTGGCCCGCAGTGGCGACTACACGACGGTCGCGGGCGAGTTCGCCGCGATCGAGGCGTACCTCGCGCTGGCCAGGGCGGTGCTGGGGGAGCGGTTGCGGGTGCAGGTCCGGATCGCGCCGGAGATCCTGCCCGTCGCCCTGCCCTATCTCGCACTGCAGCCGCTCGTGGAGAACGCGGTGCGGCACGGGGTGGAGCTCGGTCCGGGCGGGTTGATCCAGGTCACCGGCGAGGCGCAGGGGGGCGAGTGCGTGATCAGCGTCGAGGACGACGGGGCGGGCATGGACCCGGCCTACGCCGCCGACGTGCTGGCCGGGCGCGGGAAGCCGGGCAGCCTCGGCCTGGTCAACGTCGACCGCAGGCTGCGCAGCGTGTTCGGGCCCGGCTACGGCCTGATCGTGGAGACCGCCGACGGCGCCGGCACGCGGGTGGTGCTGCGGGTGCCGCGGTTCCAGCCGGGGGTGGCGGCCACGTGA